In Candidatus Accumulibacter cognatus, the genomic window CGCGGCGAATGTCGTCGGGCCAGGTCGAAGCTTCGAGAAATGCTGTCAGGTCAGGGTCGGCGCCATTGGCCCGCAACAGCCATTGCTCGAAATCTGGGTGTTGCCGTAGGATTGTAGCAACTGCATCACGAGTTGGCACGTCCATGGATTCCCATGCGATCATGGCACTGATCCGATGCCCGGCAGCATTCCAGGCAGCAGCCGGCAAAGCCAACGCCCACAGCAGGCTCAGCGGCAACAGCCGCCCAAAGACTCTCGCGGCCATAGTTTGCCTAGCGGTCAAGGTTGATATCGTCCTGTGAGGCTGGATCGTCCAGCGGTTCGAGATGGGTGAATACCGACGTATGCGGGAGTGTTTGACGAATATCGCGTTCAATATTCTCGGCAAGTTGATGAGCACGGTCGATGCTCCACTCTCCCGGTACGAGAACATGCAGGGAAATGAAGCGGCGCGCGCCGGACTCGCGGGTACGCAAGGCATGATAGTCGATGCCCTGCGCACGGTACCGATCCAGGATGGTGAGTACCAGTGCGTACTGCTCCTGCGGCAGGCTGCCATCCATCAGCCCGGAGGTCGTACGTTGCAGCAGGCGCCAGGCAGTCCACACGATATTGCTGGCGACCAGCAGGGCCAGTAGCGGGTCGAGCCACAGCCATCCCGTGGCGGCCACTCCGGCAACGCCAAGAATCACGCCTGCCGATGTCCAGACATCGGTCAGCAGGTGGTGTGCGTCGGCCTCGAGGGTGATCGATCGCCGACGCCGACCAGCAAGAAGCAGGATGCGGCCGACGACAAGATTGATCAGCGAGGCCGACACCGATACCATCAGTCCAAGCCCTATTTGCTCGAGTTGCTGCGGATGAAGAAGGCGTTCAACCGCGGCAATGGCGATGGTCGCAGCGGCAAGCAGGATCAGCAGTCCTTCAAATCCACTCGAGAAGTACTCGGCCTTGCCGTGGCCAAAGGCGTGTCCCTCATCTGCGGGCCGTTCGGCGACCGTCAGCATCGCCAGCGCCATCACCGCGCCAGCCAGATTGACCACCGATTCGAGGGCATCCGAGAGTAGGCCGACTGAACCTGTCAGTAGCCAGGCCAATCCCTTCAGCGTGAGCGTAGCGAGCGCTGCGGCGATCGACAGCCATGCGTAGAATTTGAGTGGAGGCGAAGCCATGCACGTATTATCGTCTGTCAGCGACGATCTCGCCATCGCCAGGCATCGTGCTAAACTCGTAGGATCCCAAATCGCAACCAAATTCCCGGCCTTGCCTTCCACTTCTTCCCCTTCGCCGCGCGCGCTGCGCGTGCGCAAACCAACGCTTCCTGAGAACGGTTCTTCACCGTGCCTGGACGGGCCGGCACCATCCACGCTTGCTCCGGATTCACTAGCTTTGAGCCTGTCGCTGGCGGCGCGGGTGATGGCACGCGTGCACGCCGGACAGAGCCTGACGCAGGCGCTGGCCATCCTCGGCAAAACGGAGCCAGCAGCCCGTGCTGCAGCCCAGGACGTGGTTTACGGCAGCTTGCGCCGGTACGGTTGTGGTGAGTTCATCCTGCGGCGCCTGCTGCAAAGATCGCTGCCGCATCCAGAAGTGCAGGCACTCCTGCTGGGAGCGCTGTACCGTTTGCAAACGCGTCCTGAATCCGGCTACATGGTGGTCGATCAGGCCGTGGCGGCGGCTAGCGAACTAGCGGGCGGCGGCTTCAAGGGTCTGGTGAATGGCGTGCTGCGAAATTATCTGCGCCAGCGAGAGGTCCTGCATGCAGCCATGCTCGATGATGATGAAGCCGCGCAACAGCATCCTGGCTGGTGGCTGGCACGTCTGCGGCGTTGTTATCCGGAGAGTTGGCAGAACATCGTTGCGGTCGGCAATCTCCCGCCACCGATGACCCTGCGTGTCAATCGGCGACGTGCCACGCTGACTGATTATGCAACACGTCTGCAGAACGCCGGTTTGTCGGCCCGGACGGCGGGAGGCGACGCACTGATCCTTGCCAAACCGGTCTCGGTCGATGCCTTGCCAGGATTCGTCGACGGACTGGTATCGATCCAGGATTTCGGCGCCCAACGTGCTGTACACCTCCTTGCACCCCTCGATGGCCAACGTGTACTCGACGCGTGTGCGGCACCAGGCGGAAAAACCGGGCATCTGCTTGAAATGGCGGACATCCAGCTGCTGGCGCTCGACATCGACGGCAATCGCACACGTCGAATCGAGGATAATTTGCAGCGCCTTGGCCTGCAGGCGAAGGTACGGGTAGCCGATTGTCGAGCGACCGATCAGTGGTGGGATGGCCGGCCGTTCGAGTCCATTCTTGTCGATGTGCCCTGCTCGGCGTCGGGCGTTGCGCGTCGGCACCCGGATATCAAATATCTGCGACGGGAGAGCGATATCAGACGCTTCGCTCGCATCCAGACTGAAATTCTTGACAAGCTTTGGCCACTGCTGAAACCGGGCGGCAAACTGCTCTACGCGACCTGTTCGGTTTTCCCAGAAGAGAACGGTGCGCAGATCGACGCCTTCCTCTTTCGCCAGCCAACCGCCAGGCGCCTGGACGAAGAAAGACTCCTGCCTCAGGAAGAACATGACGGATTCTATTATGCCTTGCTACGGAAAGCGGTTTAGCGCCCTGCTCCTGGGATGGCTGCTGTCTGTTTCGGCTGGCTGTTGGGCTGCCGACATAAGCGTCCGCAACCCGAACATTTCCGCAGGCGACGACGGCTATACACTGGCCGCAGATTTCAACATCAATCTCAACGCCCGACTCGACGAGGCCATAGCCAGGGGCATTACCCTGTATTTTGTCGTCGATTTCGAGTTGAGTCGTTCGCGCTGGTACTGGCTGGACGAACAGGTGATCAGCCGCAGCCAAACTTATCAGCTTTCCTACCATGCGCTGACGCGCCAGTATCGTTTGTCGAGCGGTGCCTTGCACCAGAGCTTCACCTCGCTCGACGATGCGCAACGCATTCTATCGCGATTGCGTAACTGGCAGGTTCTCGACAAAGGATCGCTCAAGGTCGACCAGACTTATCTCGCCGCTGTGCGCATGCGTCTCGACCTGTCGCAGATGCCCAAGACCTTTCAGGTCAACGCCCTGGCCAACCGGGACTGGAACCTTTCTTCCGATTGGGCACGCTGGAACTTCACACCTGTCGAAACAACCCCATTCACAGCAGCAGGTACTCCGACCTTGGCGGCGCCTGGCATGGACGCCAAATGAAAGCACTGATCGTTGCCGCAGCATCGTTTGGCGGCATCCTGCTGTTTCTTCTGGCATCGGCAAGCGCCAATACCGCGCTCTTCGCCAGTCACTACCCGTGGTTGCTCGGGTTGAACGCGATTGTTGCCCTGTCGCTGCTGGCGCTGATTGCCTGGCAATTACAAGCACTCTGGCGAGAACATCGGGCGCAGGTGTTCGGTTCGCGCCTCAAACTTCGCCTGATGTTGATGTTCGGTCTCATGGCTGTCTTGCCCGGGGTGCTGATTTACGCGGTGTCGGTACAGTTCGTCACCAAAAGCATTGAAACCTGGTTTGACGTTCGCGTCGAGAAGGCCCTTGAAGCAGGCCTGAATCTCGGTCGCAGTGCGCTTGAATCCTTGCTCGAAGACCTTGCGGTCAAAGGGCAGGCGATGGCGATGGAACTAGGTGAACGTTCGGAAGCGCAGCGGCGATTCGAGCTCGGTCGCTTGCGTGAGCAGAATGGAGTGCAATCTGCAGCCTTGTTTTCGACCAGTGGCGAGTTGCTGGCAACGGCCACGGGTGATCTCGCCAACCGGCTGCCCGCACAGCCGTCACCCGAACAGTTGCGTCGTGCGCGCAGCGAGCGCAGGTACACGGTCATTGAAAGCAATGGTGAGAAGGACTTCAGCCTGCATGTCCTGGTGCCCGTCGCGCCGCATGGGCTCGGCGCCGAAACGCGCATTCTGCAACTCACGGAGCCTGTACCGAGTGCGCTCGCACTAAATGCCAACAGTGTGCAGGCCGTGTATGCTGATTATCAAGAACTCTCCTTGGGGCGTGAAGGGCTGACCCGGATCTATGCGATGACCCTCACCCTTACCGTTCTTCTGGCGTTGTTCACCGCCATCGCGTTGGCCTTTGTGCTGGCCCGTCGTCTTTCGGCACCCCTGTCAATCCTCGCCGAGGGCACCCAGGCTGTGGCGGCTGGCGACTACACTCCTCGGCAGGCGATCTACAGCCGTGATGAACTGGGCATCCTGACGCGCTCATTCAAGCAGATGACCAGCCAGCTGGATGAGGCGCGACGCGATAACGAACGCCACCGCGCCGAGCTTGAAGCCGCACGCGCCTACCTGGAATCGATTCTGGCCAACCTGTCTGCCGGCGTCCTCGTCTTCGACCGGCGCTTCGTACTGCGGACGGTGAATGAGGGCGCACTGACCATCCTTGTTGACGACTTTGCCGGTCTGCGCGGGGAGGTTGTAGCAGTCTGGCCTCGCCAGCAGGTGTTGGGCCAGGCCATCATTGATGCCTTTGCCGAGGGCCAACGCACGGAATGGCAGGAGCAGATCGAGCTTGAGCATCCCGATGGCCCACCACAGATCCTGCTCCTGCGAGGGACTCAGCTCCCGGATGAATCGCACGGTGGCTATGTCGTTGTTTTCGACGATGTGACGCGACTCGTCGCCGCCCAGCGCAGTGCCGCGTGGGGTGAAGTGGCCAGGCGGCTGGCGCATGAGATCAAGAACCCCTTGACGCCGATTCAGTTATCCGCCGAGCGTCTGCAAATGAAGCTTGCCGACCGGCTCGGCGCTGCCGATGCCGAGATGCTCGCTCGCTCGACCCAAACCATCATCATGCAGGTGCAGGCGATGAAGCGGATGGTCAATGACTTCAGCGATTATGCGCGCATGCCCGCGCCCGAACTGGCGGTAGTCGACCTCAACGTACTGGTCGTCGAAGTGCTCGGTCTCTACGAGACTTCACGCGCCTCGATCGAACGGAATCTCGCCGCCGGACTGCCTCCGGTTTGGGGAGACACCACCCAGTTGAGGCAGATCATCCACAATCTGCTGCGCAACGCCGAAGAGGCGCAGGAGGCCGTAGATTCACCCTGTATCGCGATCAGCACACGCCGTTCCGATCATATGGTCGAACTGCTGGTGAGTGATCTGGGACCAGGTTTTCCACCCGAAATCATGGCGCGAGTCTTCGAGCCCTATGTCACGACCAAGGCACGCGGTACCGGCCTGGGCCTGGCGATCGTCAAGAAGATCGTTGATGAGCATCATGGCCGCATCAGGATCAACAATCGTCAGCCAATCGGTGCCGAGGTCAGCATCATGTTGCCGCTGGCAGCTCTGCCGGCACCCCGGCGACGCGCAAGCCAACTTCCTTCCGAGGTCTGATCATGGCGCAAATACTGATCGTCGATGACGAAATGGGAATTCGCGAATTGCTGTCCGAGATTCTGGCCGATGAAGGCCACTCGGTGTGGTTGGCCGAGAACGCTGCTGCGGCGCGCAAGTTGCGCACCGATAAACGGCCCGATCTGGTCCTGCTGGACATCTGGATGCCCGATACCGATGGAATTTCACTGCTCAAGGAGTGGTCTGCGGGCGGCCTTCTGACGATGCCGGTGGTGATGATGTCGGGTCATGGTACGATCGACTCTGCAGTCGAGGCGACGCGCATTGGCGCCACCGATTTTCTCGAAAAACCGATCGCTCTGCAAAAGCTGCTGCTCACTGTCAAGAAAGCGCTCAAACACGAAACGGTGATGCTCAAGAAACCGTTGACGCTCGATGCTTTCGCTCGCTCCCCATTGCTCAAGGATCTCAAGAAGCGCCTCGAGCAGGCTGCAGCGAAAACCTCGGTACTGCTCCTCAAGAGTGCCTCCGGCAGCATCGCCGAAATTTGCGCGCGAACCTTGCAGACACACCGGGCACCCTGGCTGGATCTGTCGACATCGAGCGCGCCGTTGACGCAGGAAATGCTGCAGAACGCTAGCGGCGGTATCGTTTTCATCTCCGATCTAGCACAGCTCGGAAAGCTGCAGCAGATGAATCTGATCTTTGCGCTTGAAAGGCTCGAAAGACACAATCTGCAGTTGGTTGCTGCGTCGACCCGGCAACTGGCAAACCTGGTCGACGCCGGCTGGGATCCGGGGCTGGTCAATCGCCTGGGTGAAGTCTGGGTAGCGCTACCACAGATCTCAGGCCACGCCGACGACGTTCCCGAGATTGCCACCATGTTGCTGGCCCATCTTGCCGAGCGTGGCGAGGTCCCGCTCAGGCATTTCTCCAGCGGCGCCCAGAACTCACTCCGTTTGCACCATTGGCACGGTGAGTGGGCAGAACTGCTGACGACCGTCAAGAATCTCGCACTCTCGGCGCTCGACGAAGAAATCAGTGCCGATGACGTCGCCCGTATCCTGCAGATCGAGGGCGGACAGATCGGTGCCTCTACACCCCTGCCGGCGATTTTTTTCGATCAACCGCTGCGCGAAGCCCGCGAGGCCTTCGAAAGGATGTATTTCGAATATCACCTGACCGGCGAACGCGGTAGTATGACGCGTTTGGCAGAAAAGACCGGCCTTGAACGCACCCACCTTTACCGCAAGTTGAAGCAACTTGGGCTCAATGTTGGCCGGCGTGGTGACGAGCGCGAGTAAAGTCTAACCTTGAGGGTTATCGGGGGATCAAGAAAATGCACATCGTCATTCTCGGTGCTGGCCAGGTAGGTGCCAGCGTTGCCGAAAGTCTCGTCTCTGAAAACAACGACATCACGGTGGTCGATAGCGATCATGAACGGCTGGCGCATTTGCAAGATCGCCTTGACTTGCAGACGGTGGTTGGCAACGCGGCGCATCCATCGGTCTTGGCAAATGCCGGTTTGCGTGACGCCGATCTGCTGATCGCCGTTACGCAGAGCGATCAGACCAATCTCGTTGCTTGCAAGGTGGCACACAGCATCTTCAACGTTCCGGCGCGGATCGCCCGGCTGCGTGCTCGCGACTTCCTGGACAGTGAAAAGCTGTTGTCCTCGGAAAATTTCGCTGTCGATTATGCCTTGTGTCCAGAACAGGTCATCACCGAGTATATTGCGCGCCTGGTCGATTTTCCAGAAGCATTGCAGGTTCTGAGTTTTGGCGGCGGCCGTCTGGCGCTCGTCGCCGTTCGTGCCTACGCTGGTGGCCTGCTGGTTGGGCGCCCGATCAAGGATATGTCCGATCATCTGCCGGCGGGAATCGAAGGGCGCATCGCGGCGATCTTTCGTCGCGATGGGGCAATCACGCCGACCGGCGAAACGATCATCGAAGATGGAGATGAAGTCTTCCTGCTGGCAGCCGAAGAACATATCCGGACCATGATGAGAGAACTCCGGCGCTCTCTGGAGCCTGTCCGGCGGGTGATGATCGCCGGCGGTGGCAATATCGGGCTACGTGTCGCCCAGGCGCTCGAGAGCAAGTGCGAGGTAAAGGTTGTCGAACTTGACCGCCGCCGAGCTGAGTTTGTCGCCTCCGCTCTAAAATCGGTGCTGGTACTCAGCGGTGACGCCACCGACGAGGAGTTGTTGCAGCAGGAAGCGATCGATGAAATGGATCTCTTCCTGGCGCTCACCAACGACGATGAAGATAATATCATGGCCGGGTCGCTTGCCAAGCGGATGGGCAGCAAGCGCGTGGTGGCGCTGATCAACCGGCGCGCTTATGCCGAACTCGTCCAGGGCGGGCCGATCGACATCGCGATTTCGCCGGCACAGGTATCGATCGGTACACTACTTACCTACGTCCGTCATGGCGATGTGGCACAGGTTCACAGCTTGCGCCGTGGTGCTGCCGAAGCGCTCGAGATCGTCGCACACGGTGAGCAGAAGAATTCGAAAGTGGTTGGCCGGCGCATCGGTGAGTTGCCGGAGATTGCGGGCGCATTCATCGCGGCGATCGTACGCGATCTCGACAAGAGCCAGGAGGTCGGCTTTTTCGGCCTGGCTAGACAGAAGCAGATGGGCCACGTACTGATCGCCCACAAGGACGTGATGATCGAGTCCGGAGACCACGTGATCGTCTTCTGCCTCGACAAGAAGGTGGTCAAGCAGGTGGAGAAACTGTTCGCAGTCGGTTTCCATTTCTTCTGAGAGGCCCCGCCATGCAACGTTATTATCCGGTGATTCGGGTTCTCTCGCTGGTGATCTGCATGTTTGGCCTGACCATGCTGCTTCCCCTGGCCTTGTCCTGGGCGACGCAGGACGGTGCCGAGAGTGCCTTCGACGAGGCTGTCGTGTTGACGGTCGGGACCGGTCTTGGGTTGTGGTATGCGACTCGCAGGGAAAAGCGTGACCTGACGATTCGCGACGGTTTCCTGATGGTCGCGCTGGTATGGACGGTCTTGCCGGTCTACGCCGCACTGCCCTTGGTCTTACAACTTGGTGCGAGTTTTACGGATGCCTATTTTGAAGCGGTCTCTGGTCTGACCACGACCGGTGCAACGGTTTTCGAGGGACTGGACGCGGTACCTGTGTCGATCAATTTCTGGCGTTGCCAACTGGTCTGGCTCGGAGGCATGGGCTTGATCGTTCTGGCGGTGGCGATCCTGCCCTTACTCGGAATCGGTGGCCGCCAGATGTTCAAGGCGGAAACTCCAGGGCCGATGAAGGACTCGAAAATGACTCCGCGCATGGCTGAAACGGCAAAGGGCCTGTGGTTGGTCTACACATTGATCTCGATCGGCTGCATTCTGGGCTACCGTTGGGCCGGCATGTCCTGGCTCGATGCGATCATGCACATGTTCAGCACCATGGGGCTCGGCGGCTTCTCCAGCCACGACGCGAGCTTCGGATTCTTTGATTCGCCGACGATCGAAGCCGTCAGTATCGCGTTCATGCTGATCGCGGGCTGCAATTTCGCGACCCACTACATCGTTCTTTCAGGTCGTTCGCTGCGCCCTTATGTGACCGATCCGGAAGCCGGGTCCTTTCTCCTGGTCACCCTCGGCAGTGTCGTCGCGATCGCCGTCTTTCTCTATGAGCATGAGGTTTATCCGAGCTTTGTCGATGCGCTCAGGTTTTCCGCCTTCAATGTCGTCTCGATCGCGACGACCACGGGATATGCCAACACTGACTATGCCCTGTGGCCTATGTTTGCTCCGTTGTGGATGTTGTTTCTGTCGAGCTTTGCGACCAGCGCGGGTTCGACAGGGGGTGGTATCAAGATGATCCGGGCCATTGTGCTCTACAAGCAGGTCTACCGCGAACTGACACGCGCCATGCATCCCAACGCCGTGCATCCGATCAAAATCGGCAGCGAAGTGGTGCCTCCCAACATTCTCTTCGCGGTGTTAGCTTTTGGCTTCATGTACATGGTGTGCATTGTCTCGATGACGCTGGCGCTTTCCTTCTCCGGGCTCGAGATCATCACCGCCTTCTCGGCGGTCGTCGCGAGCATCAACAATACTGGGCCAGGTCTCGGCGAAGTCGGTCCGGCGAACAACTTCAGCGGTCTGAGCGACTTCCAGACCTGGGTGTGTACCTTCGCCATGCTGCTTGGGCGCCTCGAAATCTTCACCTTGCTGGTGGTCATGACTCCGGCTTTCTGGCGCAAGTAGAAGCGAAAAAGCGGATAATCGCGGTTTCGCAGCATATTTCCCGCTGCGGCGGAGCCCAATGTGACCCGACCCTGCAACGACACTTTCCTGCGCGCCCTGCTCAAGGAACCGACCGAGTACACCCCGGTCTGGCTGATGCGGCAGGCGGGCCGCTATCTGCCCGAATACTGCGAAACGCGCCGGCGTGCCGGCAGTTTCCTGCAGTTGTGCAAGAGTCCGGCCATGGCCTGCGAGGTCACCCTGCAGCCGCTCACGCGCTACAATCTCGACGCTGCAATCCTTTTCTCGGACATCCTGACGGTGCCCGATGCAATGGGACTCGGGCTTTATTTCACCGACGGTGAAGGACCACGCTTCGAACGTCCGCTGCGCGAGGAATGGGCGATCCGCGATCTGACCGCGCCGGACCCCTGGGATCATCTGCGTTACGTGATGGACGCCGTCGCTGAAATAAGACGGGCGCTGAACAATACCGTGCCGCTGATCGGTTTCTCCGGCAGCCCTTACACTCTCGCCTGTTACATGGTCGAAGGTGGCGCGAGTAGCGATTACCGGCGCATCAAGGGCATGCTCTACGATCGTTCGGACCTGCTGCATCGCATTCTGTCGGTCACTGCCGATGCCGTCAGCGCTTACCTCAATGCCCAGATCGAGTCCGGAGCACAGGCAGTGATGATTTTCGATTCCTGGGGCGGCTCGCTTTCGGCAGCCGCTTATCAGGAATTCTCGTTACCCTACCTGCGACGCATCGTCGGTAGTCTGATCCGCAAACGAGCAGGGGAATATGTTCCGTCGATCGTGTTCACCAAAGGAGGGGGACTGTGGCTGGAATCGATTGCAGACATCGGCTGTGATGCAATCGGCCTCGACTGGATGATCGATATAGGTGACGCGCGCCGGCGGGTGGGTCAGCGGGTCGCCCTGCAAGGCAATCTCGATCCTGGCGTGCTCTTTGCCTCTCCCGATCGGATAGCCGCCGAGGCCAGGAGCGTGCTGGACAGTTACGGTCCGTACAACACCGGTCATGTCTTTAATCTTGGGCACGGGATTTCCCAGTTTACGCCACCCGAAAACGTGGCCGCTCTGGTCGATGCAGTACATACCCATAGCCGTCTCCTGCGTATAAAAAACGAATAAATCGTGGTCTACCGGTTGACTTATTCACAGAAATGCCCACCACTTTTGCTGTCTGCTGAGAGCCCCTTGGAACCCCCGGCATGTTTTTTTAGTTTATTGATTTAAAATGATTTTGTAATCGCCTATTTTTCCAGCGATCGGCTGAAACCCTTGTGAACAGAGCCTTTGCTCCACTTTTCGGCAAGCTGATCCACAGAGTTATCCACAGAATTGTGTATAGGCCGGAAAGCTGAGATAACTGAATGCCTTAGCTCGCATCACGAGGAGTAGAGAGATCTTTTCCCTGCTGGAAAAGCGCGATGACCCCCAGCAAATCAGCATTTCCCGGATCGGATCCATTGCATGCAGATTGCCCGTGTCGCTCTTGACGTGCCGCTGCGCCGCTTCTTCGACTACCTAGTTCCCGAAGGAGAGCAGTTGTCGGTGGCGGACATTGGCTGTAGGGTTCGTGTACCTTTCGGTCTACGCCAGAAGATCGGTATCCTTGTCGGGATCCCCACCGCAACGGACGTTCCGCGTGCACAACTCAAACCGGTTTACAGCATTCTTCGCGAGTTGCCGCCGTTGCCGGCCGCCTGGTTCCGTCTGACCGAATTCTGTGCGGACTATTATCACGCGCCGCTTGGGCAGGTGATGCTGTCTACCTTGCCAGCCGGACTGCGTTCGCTTGCTCCACCGAAAGCCAG contains:
- a CDS encoding sigma-54-dependent Fis family transcriptional regulator — protein: MAQILIVDDEMGIRELLSEILADEGHSVWLAENAAAARKLRTDKRPDLVLLDIWMPDTDGISLLKEWSAGGLLTMPVVMMSGHGTIDSAVEATRIGATDFLEKPIALQKLLLTVKKALKHETVMLKKPLTLDAFARSPLLKDLKKRLEQAAAKTSVLLLKSASGSIAEICARTLQTHRAPWLDLSTSSAPLTQEMLQNASGGIVFISDLAQLGKLQQMNLIFALERLERHNLQLVAASTRQLANLVDAGWDPGLVNRLGEVWVALPQISGHADDVPEIATMLLAHLAERGEVPLRHFSSGAQNSLRLHHWHGEWAELLTTVKNLALSALDEEISADDVARILQIEGGQIGASTPLPAIFFDQPLREAREAFERMYFEYHLTGERGSMTRLAEKTGLERTHLYRKLKQLGLNVGRRGDERE
- a CDS encoding HAMP domain-containing protein is translated as MKALIVAAASFGGILLFLLASASANTALFASHYPWLLGLNAIVALSLLALIAWQLQALWREHRAQVFGSRLKLRLMLMFGLMAVLPGVLIYAVSVQFVTKSIETWFDVRVEKALEAGLNLGRSALESLLEDLAVKGQAMAMELGERSEAQRRFELGRLREQNGVQSAALFSTSGELLATATGDLANRLPAQPSPEQLRRARSERRYTVIESNGEKDFSLHVLVPVAPHGLGAETRILQLTEPVPSALALNANSVQAVYADYQELSLGREGLTRIYAMTLTLTVLLALFTAIALAFVLARRLSAPLSILAEGTQAVAAGDYTPRQAIYSRDELGILTRSFKQMTSQLDEARRDNERHRAELEAARAYLESILANLSAGVLVFDRRFVLRTVNEGALTILVDDFAGLRGEVVAVWPRQQVLGQAIIDAFAEGQRTEWQEQIELEHPDGPPQILLLRGTQLPDESHGGYVVVFDDVTRLVAAQRSAAWGEVARRLAHEIKNPLTPIQLSAERLQMKLADRLGAADAEMLARSTQTIIMQVQAMKRMVNDFSDYARMPAPELAVVDLNVLVVEVLGLYETSRASIERNLAAGLPPVWGDTTQLRQIIHNLLRNAEEAQEAVDSPCIAISTRRSDHMVELLVSDLGPGFPPEIMARVFEPYVTTKARGTGLGLAIVKKIVDEHHGRIRINNRQPIGAEVSIMLPLAALPAPRRRASQLPSEV
- the trkA gene encoding Trk system potassium transporter TrkA is translated as MHIVILGAGQVGASVAESLVSENNDITVVDSDHERLAHLQDRLDLQTVVGNAAHPSVLANAGLRDADLLIAVTQSDQTNLVACKVAHSIFNVPARIARLRARDFLDSEKLLSSENFAVDYALCPEQVITEYIARLVDFPEALQVLSFGGGRLALVAVRAYAGGLLVGRPIKDMSDHLPAGIEGRIAAIFRRDGAITPTGETIIEDGDEVFLLAAEEHIRTMMRELRRSLEPVRRVMIAGGGNIGLRVAQALESKCEVKVVELDRRRAEFVASALKSVLVLSGDATDEELLQQEAIDEMDLFLALTNDDEDNIMAGSLAKRMGSKRVVALINRRAYAELVQGGPIDIAISPAQVSIGTLLTYVRHGDVAQVHSLRRGAAEALEIVAHGEQKNSKVVGRRIGELPEIAGAFIAAIVRDLDKSQEVGFFGLARQKQMGHVLIAHKDVMIESGDHVIVFCLDKKVVKQVEKLFAVGFHFF
- the rsmB gene encoding 16S rRNA (cytosine(967)-C(5))-methyltransferase RsmB; this translates as MHVLSSVSDDLAIARHRAKLVGSQIATKFPALPSTSSPSPRALRVRKPTLPENGSSPCLDGPAPSTLAPDSLALSLSLAARVMARVHAGQSLTQALAILGKTEPAARAAAQDVVYGSLRRYGCGEFILRRLLQRSLPHPEVQALLLGALYRLQTRPESGYMVVDQAVAAASELAGGGFKGLVNGVLRNYLRQREVLHAAMLDDDEAAQQHPGWWLARLRRCYPESWQNIVAVGNLPPPMTLRVNRRRATLTDYATRLQNAGLSARTAGGDALILAKPVSVDALPGFVDGLVSIQDFGAQRAVHLLAPLDGQRVLDACAAPGGKTGHLLEMADIQLLALDIDGNRTRRIEDNLQRLGLQAKVRVADCRATDQWWDGRPFESILVDVPCSASGVARRHPDIKYLRRESDIRRFARIQTEILDKLWPLLKPGGKLLYATCSVFPEENGAQIDAFLFRQPTARRLDEERLLPQEEHDGFYYALLRKAV
- a CDS encoding cation transporter; protein product: MASPPLKFYAWLSIAAALATLTLKGLAWLLTGSVGLLSDALESVVNLAGAVMALAMLTVAERPADEGHAFGHGKAEYFSSGFEGLLILLAAATIAIAAVERLLHPQQLEQIGLGLMVSVSASLINLVVGRILLLAGRRRRSITLEADAHHLLTDVWTSAGVILGVAGVAATGWLWLDPLLALLVASNIVWTAWRLLQRTTSGLMDGSLPQEQYALVLTILDRYRAQGIDYHALRTRESGARRFISLHVLVPGEWSIDRAHQLAENIERDIRQTLPHTSVFTHLEPLDDPASQDDINLDR
- a CDS encoding TrkH family potassium uptake protein; this encodes MQRYYPVIRVLSLVICMFGLTMLLPLALSWATQDGAESAFDEAVVLTVGTGLGLWYATRREKRDLTIRDGFLMVALVWTVLPVYAALPLVLQLGASFTDAYFEAVSGLTTTGATVFEGLDAVPVSINFWRCQLVWLGGMGLIVLAVAILPLLGIGGRQMFKAETPGPMKDSKMTPRMAETAKGLWLVYTLISIGCILGYRWAGMSWLDAIMHMFSTMGLGGFSSHDASFGFFDSPTIEAVSIAFMLIAGCNFATHYIVLSGRSLRPYVTDPEAGSFLLVTLGSVVAIAVFLYEHEVYPSFVDALRFSAFNVVSIATTTGYANTDYALWPMFAPLWMLFLSSFATSAGSTGGGIKMIRAIVLYKQVYRELTRAMHPNAVHPIKIGSEVVPPNILFAVLAFGFMYMVCIVSMTLALSFSGLEIITAFSAVVASINNTGPGLGEVGPANNFSGLSDFQTWVCTFAMLLGRLEIFTLLVVMTPAFWRK
- a CDS encoding uroporphyrinogen decarboxylase; protein product: MTRPCNDTFLRALLKEPTEYTPVWLMRQAGRYLPEYCETRRRAGSFLQLCKSPAMACEVTLQPLTRYNLDAAILFSDILTVPDAMGLGLYFTDGEGPRFERPLREEWAIRDLTAPDPWDHLRYVMDAVAEIRRALNNTVPLIGFSGSPYTLACYMVEGGASSDYRRIKGMLYDRSDLLHRILSVTADAVSAYLNAQIESGAQAVMIFDSWGGSLSAAAYQEFSLPYLRRIVGSLIRKRAGEYVPSIVFTKGGGLWLESIADIGCDAIGLDWMIDIGDARRRVGQRVALQGNLDPGVLFASPDRIAAEARSVLDSYGPYNTGHVFNLGHGISQFTPPENVAALVDAVHTHSRLLRIKNE
- a CDS encoding DUF4390 domain-containing protein, yielding MPCYGKRFSALLLGWLLSVSAGCWAADISVRNPNISAGDDGYTLAADFNINLNARLDEAIARGITLYFVVDFELSRSRWYWLDEQVISRSQTYQLSYHALTRQYRLSSGALHQSFTSLDDAQRILSRLRNWQVLDKGSLKVDQTYLAAVRMRLDLSQMPKTFQVNALANRDWNLSSDWARWNFTPVETTPFTAAGTPTLAAPGMDAK